A window from Enterocloster bolteae encodes these proteins:
- a CDS encoding MFS transporter, whose translation MAENKRFFYGWLILLTCILIMGLGYAPLVSCASLFTKPVTEDLGFTRSGYALVSTIAALMMAFMSPFIGKIMSKPYMHKALVVCMIGNCLAYYCYSFASTLPQFYVTAACIGFFECGSTMIPVSVLITNWFRKKRGLVMSIAMVGSSIGGTILSPIIGNLIASQGWRFTYKAVGITRLVILVPLVLLVIRRTPADMGTKAYGADEEGETGKARKTEREWNVSLKEVKKKPMFWCFVLGCTLISATAAVITQIPASVMDAGYATTTAASIASLYLFIAIPGKLVLGHIYDRYGVKAGILFGNTMFFLSVICLIFIKHQPFLYLMAILFGFGTCIGTVSAPVITSGIFGTKHYAEIYGFLSLFPSVGYALGGPLIASAYDLTGSYNIAWIIVAALSIVMTAFLLYSYRVSRVCIKEQEKTADRAKNTMQ comes from the coding sequence ATGGCGGAAAACAAACGCTTTTTTTACGGTTGGCTCATACTGCTGACCTGTATTCTGATTATGGGGCTGGGGTATGCGCCTCTGGTGAGCTGCGCAAGCCTGTTCACAAAACCGGTGACAGAGGATCTGGGATTTACCAGGAGCGGATATGCGCTGGTCAGCACCATTGCAGCCCTGATGATGGCATTTATGTCGCCGTTCATTGGAAAGATCATGTCAAAGCCGTACATGCACAAAGCCCTGGTGGTGTGTATGATTGGAAACTGTCTGGCGTACTACTGTTATTCCTTTGCCAGCACCCTGCCCCAGTTTTACGTGACAGCAGCCTGTATCGGATTTTTTGAATGCGGCTCCACTATGATTCCGGTCAGCGTACTGATTACCAACTGGTTCAGGAAAAAGAGGGGACTGGTTATGAGTATTGCCATGGTGGGATCCAGTATAGGCGGAACCATATTAAGCCCCATAATCGGAAACCTCATCGCATCCCAGGGATGGCGGTTTACATATAAGGCTGTGGGCATAACCAGGCTGGTTATCCTGGTTCCTCTGGTGCTGCTTGTCATCAGGCGGACTCCCGCTGATATGGGGACCAAGGCATACGGCGCGGATGAGGAGGGAGAGACAGGAAAGGCCAGGAAAACAGAGCGGGAGTGGAATGTGTCGCTGAAGGAAGTAAAGAAAAAGCCCATGTTCTGGTGCTTTGTATTGGGATGCACGCTGATTTCAGCCACTGCAGCCGTCATTACACAGATACCGGCCTCGGTTATGGATGCCGGATATGCAACCACCACAGCGGCCTCCATCGCCTCCTTGTACCTGTTTATTGCCATTCCCGGAAAATTGGTACTGGGACATATTTATGACAGGTATGGTGTGAAGGCAGGAATACTATTTGGAAATACCATGTTTTTTCTTTCCGTTATTTGTTTGATATTTATTAAACATCAGCCCTTCCTGTACCTGATGGCAATTTTGTTTGGATTCGGGACCTGTATAGGAACTGTAAGCGCTCCGGTTATCACCAGCGGCATCTTCGGCACAAAACATTACGCAGAAATCTATGGATTCCTGAGTCTGTTTCCCAGCGTGGGATACGCCCTGGGCGGCCCTCTGATTGCGTCAGCCTATGATTTGACAGGCTCATACAACATTGCCTGGATTATTGTGGCAGCCCTGTCCATCGTCATGACGGCATTTCTTTTGTACTCCTACAGGGTCAGCCGCGTGTGCATAAAGGAGCAGGAAAAAACTGCTGATAGGGCAAAAAACACAATGCAATAA
- the glyA gene encoding serine hydroxymethyltransferase, with the protein MVEQVMDFIEGYDKEIGEAIKAECGRQRRNLELIASENIVSEPVMAAMGTVLTNKYAEGYSGKRYYGGCEFVDVVETIAIERAKKLFGCDYVNVQPHSGAQANMAVFVAMLKPGDTVMGMNLDHGGHLTHGSPVNFSGLYFNIVPYGVNEDGYIDYDKLEETAVASKPKLIIAGASAYCRTIDFKRFREVADKVGAYLMVDMAHIAGLVAAGVHPSPIPYADVVTTTTHKTLRGPRGGMILANQAVADKFNFNKAIFPGIQGGPLEHVIAAKAVCFGEALRPEFKAYQEQVVKNAAALAAALKRQGFNILTGGTDNHLMLVDLRGMDVSGKELQNRCDQVYITLNKNTVPNDPRSPFVTSGVRIGTPAVTSRGLKEEDMEKIAECIWLAATDFEAKADYIRGEVDKICGKYPLYQ; encoded by the coding sequence ATGGTTGAACAGGTAATGGATTTTATTGAAGGATATGACAAGGAGATAGGGGAGGCAATCAAGGCGGAGTGCGGACGCCAGAGAAGGAATCTGGAGCTGATTGCTTCCGAGAACATTGTGTCGGAGCCCGTGATGGCTGCCATGGGAACGGTTCTCACCAACAAATACGCAGAAGGATATTCAGGAAAACGCTATTACGGCGGATGTGAGTTTGTGGACGTGGTGGAGACCATTGCCATTGAACGGGCAAAGAAGCTGTTTGGATGCGACTATGTGAATGTACAGCCTCATTCCGGAGCCCAGGCCAACATGGCTGTGTTCGTAGCCATGTTAAAGCCGGGCGACACGGTTATGGGCATGAACCTGGACCACGGCGGCCATCTGACACACGGAAGCCCTGTGAATTTCTCAGGACTGTACTTCAACATTGTGCCCTACGGCGTCAATGAGGATGGGTACATTGATTATGACAAACTGGAGGAAACAGCAGTTGCCTCCAAGCCGAAACTTATCATCGCAGGGGCCAGCGCCTACTGCCGGACCATTGATTTTAAGCGGTTCAGAGAAGTGGCCGACAAGGTGGGAGCTTACCTGATGGTGGATATGGCTCACATCGCCGGGCTGGTGGCGGCAGGTGTGCATCCCAGTCCCATTCCATATGCGGACGTGGTAACCACAACGACCCACAAGACCTTAAGGGGTCCAAGGGGCGGCATGATTCTGGCCAACCAGGCAGTGGCAGACAAATTCAATTTCAATAAGGCCATTTTCCCGGGAATCCAGGGCGGACCTTTGGAGCATGTCATTGCAGCCAAGGCAGTCTGCTTCGGTGAGGCGCTGCGGCCGGAGTTCAAGGCTTACCAGGAGCAGGTGGTTAAGAACGCAGCAGCCCTGGCGGCAGCTCTTAAAAGGCAGGGTTTTAACATTCTCACAGGAGGAACAGATAACCACCTGATGCTGGTGGACCTGAGGGGAATGGACGTATCCGGCAAGGAACTTCAAAACCGCTGCGACCAGGTATACATCACTCTGAATAAGAACACGGTTCCCAATGATCCCAGAAGCCCCTTTGTCACCTCGGGCGTGCGCATCGGAACACCGGCAGTCACCTCCAGGGGACTGAAGGAAGAAGATATGGAAAAGATTGCTGAGTGCATCTGGCTGGCAGCCACTGATTTTGAGGCTAAGGCTGATTATATCAGAGGCGAGGTTGACAAAATCTGCGGTAAATATCCGCTGTACCAGTAA
- the gcvT gene encoding glycine cleavage system aminomethyltransferase GcvT → MELKTPLYDMHVKYKGKIVPFAGYLLPVQYEKGVIAEHMAVREQCGLFDVSHMGEILLSGPDALKNVNMLLTNDYTVMEDGTARYSPMCNEAGGVVDDLIVYKIKDNSYFIVVNASNKDKDYQWMKDHVSGDVELKDISGQVGQLALQGPKALDVLKKVADPDAIPDKYYTFKKDCCIDGIPCIISKTGYTGEDGVEIYMAGNDAPRLWELLLEAGREEGLIPCGLGARDTLRLEASMPLYGHEMDDTITPKEAGLGIFVKMDKEDFIGKKALQEKGPLTRKRVGLKVTGRGIIREHEPVFAGEQQIGTTTSGTHCPYLGYPAAMALVDIAYKEPGTQVEVDVRGRRVGAEVVKLPFYKREK, encoded by the coding sequence ATGGAATTAAAGACACCGCTGTATGACATGCATGTAAAGTATAAGGGAAAGATTGTGCCGTTTGCAGGCTACCTCCTTCCGGTTCAGTACGAAAAGGGAGTGATTGCGGAGCACATGGCAGTGCGTGAGCAGTGCGGCCTTTTCGATGTGTCCCATATGGGCGAGATTTTGTTAAGCGGGCCGGATGCCCTGAAGAATGTGAATATGCTTCTGACCAATGATTATACGGTCATGGAGGACGGTACAGCCAGATACAGCCCCATGTGCAACGAGGCAGGAGGCGTGGTGGACGACCTGATTGTCTATAAAATTAAGGACAACAGCTATTTCATCGTTGTCAACGCATCCAACAAGGATAAGGATTACCAGTGGATGAAGGACCATGTGTCCGGTGATGTGGAGCTTAAGGACATATCCGGCCAGGTGGGCCAGCTTGCCCTTCAGGGACCAAAAGCCCTGGATGTACTTAAGAAGGTGGCGGACCCGGATGCCATCCCGGATAAGTATTATACCTTTAAGAAGGACTGCTGCATAGACGGTATTCCCTGCATCATCTCCAAAACAGGGTATACAGGCGAGGATGGAGTGGAAATCTACATGGCCGGGAACGACGCTCCCAGGCTGTGGGAGCTTTTGCTGGAGGCCGGCAGGGAGGAAGGGCTGATACCCTGCGGCCTGGGAGCCAGGGATACCCTGCGTCTGGAGGCATCCATGCCCCTTTACGGACATGAGATGGATGACACCATCACTCCGAAGGAGGCAGGTCTTGGTATCTTTGTCAAGATGGATAAGGAGGACTTTATCGGCAAAAAGGCATTGCAGGAAAAGGGACCTCTTACCAGGAAGCGCGTGGGACTTAAGGTTACGGGCAGGGGCATCATCCGAGAGCATGAGCCGGTATTTGCCGGGGAACAGCAGATTGGAACCACCACGTCCGGCACCCATTGCCCGTATCTGGGATATCCGGCAGCCATGGCATTGGTGGATATTGCATACAAGGAGCCGGGCACCCAGGTCGAGGTGGATGTGAGAGGCCGCAGGGTTGGAGCGGAAGTGGTGAAGCTTCCATTTTATAAGAGAGAGAAATAA
- the gcvH gene encoding glycine cleavage system protein GcvH encodes MNVPKELMYTKSHEWVKTVDDTTVTVGLTDYAQDALGDLVFVNLPEPGDDVTAGEAFSDVESVKAVSDVLSPVTGQVEEINEELLDSPESVNQSPYDAWFIKVKDVSGKEELMDGEAYEAYLETL; translated from the coding sequence ATGAACGTGCCAAAGGAATTAATGTATACAAAATCCCATGAGTGGGTAAAAACAGTGGATGACACAACCGTGACAGTAGGACTTACGGATTATGCCCAGGATGCTCTGGGAGACCTGGTGTTTGTAAACCTTCCGGAGCCGGGAGACGATGTGACGGCAGGCGAGGCATTTTCAGATGTGGAGTCTGTGAAGGCAGTATCAGATGTACTTTCTCCTGTTACCGGCCAGGTAGAGGAAATCAACGAGGAACTGTTAGACAGTCCGGAATCTGTAAACCAGAGCCCCTATGATGCATGGTTCATCAAAGTAAAAGACGTAAGCGGCAAAGAGGAACTGATGGACGGGGAGGCCTACGAGGCATATCTGGAAACACTGTAG
- the gcvPA gene encoding aminomethyl-transferring glycine dehydrogenase subunit GcvPA — protein sequence MGSYVPNTSEEQQEMLREIGFDSFEALFSHIPREVRVKGGLKLPEGLGEMEVIGKMKEIAKQNVVFKHIFRGAGAYSHYIPSIVKSVVSKEEFLTSYTPYQAEISQGILQSIFEYQTMLCQLTGMDVSNASVYDGATAAAEAAAMCRDRKRSRVYLSETTHPLVTEVVKTYCFGSGAQVVMVPEKDGVTDADALRELMDGTAACFYVQQPNYYGNLEDCSLLGEITHEKGAKYIMGCNPISLALLPTPAECGADIAVGDGQPLGMPLSFGGPYLGFMTATSAMGRKLPGRIVGETKDVDGRRAYVLTLQAREQHIRREKASSNVCSNQALCALTASVYMAAMGADGLRKTAVLCTSKAHYLKEQLEQAGLTARYDREFFHEFVTESDTDSGLILKALEEKGILGGLPLSHREILWCATEQNRKEDMDQAVQIVKEVCGA from the coding sequence ATGGGTTCTTATGTACCCAATACCAGTGAAGAGCAGCAGGAAATGCTCAGGGAAATCGGCTTTGACAGCTTTGAGGCGCTGTTTTCCCATATCCCCCGGGAGGTCCGTGTAAAAGGCGGTTTAAAGCTTCCTGAGGGGCTTGGCGAAATGGAAGTCATCGGGAAGATGAAGGAAATCGCAAAACAGAATGTGGTGTTTAAACATATATTCAGAGGGGCGGGAGCATACAGCCATTACATACCTTCCATTGTAAAGAGCGTGGTATCCAAGGAGGAATTTCTTACATCCTATACCCCTTACCAGGCCGAGATCAGCCAGGGCATTCTTCAGTCCATATTTGAATATCAGACCATGCTCTGCCAGCTTACAGGCATGGATGTGTCCAATGCTTCTGTCTATGACGGGGCCACGGCAGCAGCCGAGGCAGCGGCCATGTGCAGGGACAGGAAGAGAAGCAGGGTATATCTGTCCGAAACCACCCATCCGCTGGTCACGGAGGTGGTAAAGACTTACTGCTTCGGAAGCGGAGCCCAGGTGGTGATGGTTCCTGAAAAGGACGGAGTCACGGACGCGGACGCCTTAAGGGAATTAATGGACGGCACGGCAGCCTGCTTCTATGTGCAGCAGCCTAACTACTATGGCAATCTGGAGGATTGCAGCCTTCTGGGAGAAATCACCCATGAAAAGGGAGCCAAATATATCATGGGCTGCAACCCCATCTCCCTGGCGCTCCTGCCTACGCCGGCAGAATGCGGGGCGGACATTGCGGTGGGAGACGGCCAGCCCCTGGGCATGCCTCTCAGCTTCGGAGGACCGTACCTGGGCTTTATGACAGCCACATCAGCTATGGGAAGGAAGCTTCCGGGCAGAATCGTGGGAGAGACAAAGGATGTGGACGGCAGGAGGGCGTATGTGCTGACCCTTCAGGCCAGAGAACAGCATATCAGACGTGAAAAGGCCAGCTCCAACGTGTGCTCCAACCAGGCTCTCTGCGCCCTGACTGCCAGCGTATATATGGCGGCCATGGGAGCAGATGGATTAAGAAAGACCGCTGTTCTCTGTACCTCCAAAGCACATTACCTGAAGGAACAACTGGAACAGGCCGGCCTCACGGCCAGGTATGACAGGGAATTCTTCCATGAGTTCGTCACTGAAAGCGATACGGACAGCGGCCTAATCTTAAAAGCTCTGGAGGAGAAGGGAATCCTGGGAGGACTGCCTCTGAGCCACAGGGAGATTCTCTGGTGCGCCACTGAGCAGAACCGGAAGGAAGATATGGACCAGGCGGTTCAAATCGTGAAGGAGGTATGCGGAGCATGA
- the gcvPB gene encoding aminomethyl-transferring glycine dehydrogenase subunit GcvPB, with product MKLIFEKGTPGRHCHLLPDCDVPVHQIGVGRKEKLNLPELSENEISRHYTGLAGRAHGVNNGFYPLGSCTMKYNPKVNEEAASLEGFAGIHPLQPEHTVRGALRVFDLAEQYLCEITGMDAMTFQPAAGAHGEFTGLLLIKAYHHSRGDEKRTKIIVPDSAHGTNPASATMAGYSVVSIPSREDGCVDLDKLKEAVGEDTAGLMLTNPNTVGLFDKNILEITRIVHDGGGLCYYDGANLNAVMGIVRPGDMGFDVIHLNLHKTFSTPHGGGGPGSGPVGCKEFLRPFLPGFMVKGPQSIGSVKMFYGNFGVVVKALAYIMTLGREGIPEASSNAVLNANYMMNKLSDLYQMAYNETCMHEFVMTLEDLKHDINVSAMDIAKALLDYGIHPPTMYFPLIVHEALMVEPTETESKETLDEAIEVFRSIYEKAKADPQSLHQAPVKTPVRRLDEVTAARKPVLRYIGE from the coding sequence ATGAAATTAATATTTGAAAAAGGAACTCCCGGCAGGCACTGCCACCTGCTTCCGGACTGCGACGTGCCGGTCCATCAGATAGGAGTTGGCAGGAAGGAGAAGCTGAATCTGCCGGAGCTCTCTGAAAATGAAATCAGCAGACATTATACCGGCCTTGCGGGGCGCGCCCACGGCGTCAACAACGGTTTCTACCCCCTTGGCTCCTGCACCATGAAGTATAACCCAAAGGTAAATGAGGAGGCGGCGTCGCTGGAGGGCTTTGCGGGCATCCATCCGCTGCAGCCGGAACATACGGTCCGGGGCGCCCTCAGGGTATTCGATCTGGCGGAGCAGTATCTGTGCGAGATAACCGGTATGGATGCAATGACCTTCCAGCCCGCGGCAGGCGCCCATGGGGAATTTACGGGTCTGCTGCTGATTAAGGCTTACCATCACTCCAGAGGGGATGAAAAGAGGACGAAAATCATTGTTCCGGACTCTGCCCACGGCACCAATCCCGCCAGCGCCACCATGGCCGGCTACAGCGTTGTCAGCATCCCCTCCAGGGAGGACGGATGTGTGGATCTGGATAAGCTTAAGGAGGCAGTGGGGGAGGACACGGCAGGACTGATGCTGACCAATCCAAACACGGTAGGGCTCTTTGACAAGAATATCCTGGAGATTACCCGCATTGTCCACGATGGGGGAGGGCTGTGCTATTACGACGGAGCCAACCTCAACGCGGTCATGGGCATTGTGAGGCCGGGAGATATGGGATTTGACGTAATCCACCTGAACCTCCACAAGACATTTTCCACGCCTCACGGCGGGGGCGGTCCGGGAAGCGGCCCTGTCGGCTGCAAGGAATTCCTGCGTCCCTTCCTTCCGGGCTTTATGGTTAAGGGGCCGCAATCCATTGGAAGCGTGAAGATGTTCTATGGAAACTTCGGGGTGGTGGTAAAGGCGCTGGCCTACATCATGACCCTGGGCAGGGAAGGCATTCCCGAGGCGTCATCCAATGCAGTGTTAAATGCCAATTATATGATGAATAAGCTGTCAGACCTGTATCAGATGGCTTACAATGAAACCTGCATGCATGAGTTTGTGATGACGCTGGAGGATTTGAAGCACGATATCAATGTGTCGGCCATGGATATTGCCAAGGCACTTCTGGATTACGGCATTCATCCCCCCACCATGTATTTCCCGCTGATTGTCCATGAGGCCCTGATGGTGGAGCCCACTGAGACAGAGTCAAAGGAAACCCTGGACGAAGCCATTGAGGTGTTCCGCAGCATATATGAAAAAGCAAAGGCAGATCCGCAGAGCCTTCACCAGGCTCCAGTCAAAACACCGGTCCGCAGGCTGGACGAGGTAACTGCGGCAAGAAAGCCGGTGCTGCGCTATATCGGGGAGTAA
- the lpdA gene encoding dihydrolipoyl dehydrogenase — translation MADIFDLVIIGAGPGGYVAAIKGAKLGLSVAVVENREVGGTCLNRGCIPAKAMIHASRLYREMKEGGQFGIFAENVRYEYDKILEYKEGTSGSLRQGVEQLFKANNVTLVKGTGTLQADKTVLVTGCEGEEESRVLKGTHVLLASGSKPMNLPIEGLELPGVLTSDGLLGLQHAPESLLIIGGGVIGAEFASVFSSLGIRVTIVEALPRLLANLDKDISQNLKMILKKRGIKIYTGAMVKRIEKTEHGLACVFEEKGEEKREEADYVLSAAGRVPETEKLLGPGTELAMERGRITVDSNFETSMEGVYAIGDVIKGIQLAHVASAQGVWVAEHLAGTGHSIDLSVVPSCVYTSPEIASVGLTEDEAAQAGIPVSVGKFLMSANGKSQISREERGFIKIIAEADTKVVLGAQMMCARATDMIGEMATAAANKLTVPQLLLGMRAHPTYNEAVGEALEELEGGSIHTVPRQAPGKLKSRQ, via the coding sequence ATGGCAGATATATTTGATTTGGTTATTATAGGAGCAGGTCCCGGCGGTTATGTGGCGGCGATCAAGGGCGCCAAGCTGGGACTTTCGGTGGCAGTGGTGGAAAACAGGGAGGTAGGGGGAACCTGCCTGAACCGTGGCTGTATTCCGGCCAAAGCCATGATTCATGCGTCCCGGCTTTACAGGGAGATGAAGGAGGGCGGGCAGTTCGGCATCTTTGCAGAGAATGTCCGGTATGAGTATGATAAGATTCTGGAATATAAGGAGGGAACGTCAGGAAGCTTAAGACAGGGAGTGGAACAGCTCTTTAAGGCAAACAACGTGACACTGGTTAAGGGAACCGGCACCCTGCAGGCGGACAAAACCGTGCTGGTGACAGGGTGCGAAGGGGAAGAGGAGAGCCGGGTGCTGAAAGGAACGCATGTGCTGCTGGCCTCAGGCTCAAAACCCATGAACCTGCCCATTGAGGGACTGGAACTGCCGGGGGTTCTGACCAGCGACGGGCTGTTGGGGCTGCAGCATGCGCCGGAAAGCCTGCTGATTATCGGCGGAGGCGTAATCGGAGCTGAATTTGCATCTGTATTTTCATCCCTTGGCATCCGTGTAACCATCGTGGAAGCCCTTCCCAGACTGCTGGCAAATCTGGATAAGGACATTTCACAGAACCTGAAAATGATTCTCAAAAAGCGGGGAATCAAAATCTATACAGGGGCCATGGTAAAGAGAATTGAAAAGACGGAACATGGTCTGGCCTGTGTCTTTGAGGAAAAGGGTGAGGAGAAGCGGGAGGAAGCAGATTATGTGCTGTCGGCCGCCGGCAGGGTGCCTGAAACGGAAAAGCTGCTGGGACCAGGGACAGAGCTTGCCATGGAGCGGGGAAGAATCACAGTGGACTCCAATTTTGAGACATCCATGGAGGGCGTGTACGCCATCGGAGATGTGATTAAGGGAATCCAGCTGGCTCATGTGGCCAGTGCCCAGGGCGTGTGGGTGGCGGAACACCTGGCGGGAACCGGACACTCCATTGATTTATCGGTAGTTCCCAGCTGTGTGTACACCAGCCCTGAGATTGCGTCCGTGGGACTTACGGAGGACGAGGCGGCCCAGGCTGGAATACCTGTATCAGTGGGGAAATTCCTGATGTCTGCCAACGGGAAATCACAGATATCCAGGGAGGAAAGAGGCTTTATCAAAATCATCGCAGAAGCCGACACCAAGGTGGTGCTGGGAGCCCAGATGATGTGCGCCAGGGCCACGGACATGATCGGGGAGATGGCAACCGCAGCCGCAAACAAGCTGACCGTACCACAGCTGCTTCTGGGAATGCGCGCCCATCCCACCTACAATGAGGCAGTGGGAGAGGCGCTGGAGGAGCTTGAAGGCGGCAGCATCCACACGGTTCCCAGACAGGCTCCGGGCAAGCTTAAGAGCAGACAGTAA
- the sdaAB gene encoding L-serine ammonia-lyase, iron-sulfur-dependent subunit beta — translation MAVISAFDVLGPNMIGPSSSHTAGAVAIALLAQKMIAGQIIEAEFTLYGSFSRTYRGHGTDRALLGGIMGFKTDDRRIRDSFSIAQQRGLRYSFLTNEKDKDVHPNTVDIRMVNDRNQEMTVRGESLGGGKVRIVKINQVDVDFTGEYSSLIVIHQDKPGVVAHISKCLSDCNVNIAFMKLFREEKGAQAYCIVESDERLPLEITDWINSNPHVYHTMLVQV, via the coding sequence ATGGCAGTCATCAGTGCATTTGACGTATTAGGCCCCAATATGATAGGGCCTTCCAGTTCACACACGGCGGGAGCGGTGGCCATAGCCCTCCTGGCCCAGAAAATGATAGCAGGACAGATTATCGAGGCAGAGTTTACCTTGTACGGTTCCTTTTCCAGGACTTACCGCGGACACGGCACGGACAGGGCGCTGCTGGGGGGAATCATGGGATTTAAGACAGATGACAGGCGGATCCGCGATTCCTTTTCCATCGCGCAGCAACGGGGACTGCGGTATTCCTTCCTGACAAACGAGAAGGATAAGGACGTACATCCCAACACAGTGGATATCCGCATGGTAAATGACCGGAACCAGGAGATGACGGTCCGGGGGGAATCCCTGGGGGGAGGAAAGGTGCGCATTGTAAAGATAAACCAGGTGGATGTGGACTTTACAGGCGAGTACAGTTCCCTGATTGTCATACATCAGGATAAACCGGGGGTGGTGGCCCATATTTCCAAGTGCCTCAGCGACTGCAATGTGAACATCGCCTTCATGAAGCTTTTCAGGGAGGAAAAAGGAGCACAGGCTTACTGCATCGTGGAGTCTGATGAACGCCTGCCTCTGGAGATTACGGATTGGATTAACAGCAACCCGCATGTATACCATACCATGCTGGTTCAGGTATAA
- the sdaAA gene encoding L-serine ammonia-lyase, iron-sulfur-dependent, subunit alpha — MDFKSGAELLEQCAVRGMTISEVMKQRECDLTGVSMEDMEARMKDVLAVMRDSATLPLREPVTSIGGLIGGESARMEERRRKGTSILSGVLGRAVIYAMAVLEVNTSMGLIVAAPTAGSSGIVPGLLLALQEEYGLEDDLVADGLFAASAVGYLAMRNATVSGAVGGCQAEVGVACAMAAAAAVELMGGTPAQSLDAASAALMNLLGLVCDPVGGLVECPCQNRNGAGAANALVCAETALSGIRQLIPFDEMLEAMYAVGRGLPLELRETALGGCAATPSGCRMGCCVQKA, encoded by the coding sequence ATGGATTTTAAGAGCGGGGCAGAGCTTCTGGAGCAGTGCGCTGTCCGGGGAATGACTATATCGGAAGTGATGAAACAGCGTGAATGTGATTTAACAGGCGTATCCATGGAGGACATGGAGGCCAGGATGAAGGATGTACTGGCGGTCATGAGGGATTCAGCCACCCTTCCGCTGAGAGAACCGGTCACATCCATCGGCGGCCTGATTGGCGGAGAATCGGCCAGGATGGAGGAACGGCGCAGAAAGGGCACCTCCATCCTAAGCGGCGTCCTGGGCAGGGCTGTCATATATGCCATGGCTGTTTTGGAGGTTAATACCTCCATGGGACTGATTGTGGCAGCACCTACAGCCGGGTCTTCGGGCATTGTGCCGGGACTGCTGCTGGCCCTCCAGGAGGAATACGGCCTGGAGGACGACTTGGTGGCGGACGGCCTGTTTGCAGCCTCTGCCGTCGGATACCTGGCCATGCGCAACGCCACCGTGTCAGGGGCGGTAGGGGGATGCCAGGCAGAGGTGGGCGTGGCCTGCGCCATGGCGGCGGCTGCCGCAGTGGAGCTTATGGGAGGAACTCCCGCCCAGAGCTTGGACGCTGCGTCCGCTGCCCTGATGAATCTTTTGGGACTGGTATGCGACCCTGTGGGCGGCCTGGTGGAATGCCCCTGCCAGAACCGGAATGGGGCAGGGGCTGCAAACGCCCTGGTCTGCGCGGAGACAGCGCTCAGCGGTATACGGCAGCTGATTCCGTTTGATGAAATGCTGGAAGCCATGTATGCAGTTGGCAGAGGGCTTCCCCTGGAGCTGAGGGAAACAGCCCTGGGCGGCTGCGCCGCAACCCCCTCAGGCTGCAGAATGGGATGCTGCGTGCAGAAGGCGTAA